Within Streptomyces sp. SS1-1, the genomic segment GGACGCGCACGGAGAAAGTCCCCTACGGTAACGGCGCAACCGCAACGAGTACCACCTCTGCGCCTCTCCCGCGCGGGGGGTCACTCGACCGGAGAGCGATCCGGCGGCCTCCGGTCCGTTCTGGAGGACCGATGCATCCACGGTTGTTCCGCCGTGCCCGAAGAAGACTCACTCCCCTTCTCCTCGGCGCCCTGCTGGTCGGAGGCGTCCTGGCCGCGCCCCCGTCCGCCGCCGCCCCCGCCGACATCCCGCCACAGGAACCCGGCGTGACCCTGCGGGTGTTCGACACCCAGGTCCCGCTCAGCAAGCTGTGCACCCTCAAGCCCGGCCAGACACCGAACCACGACAAGCTGATGCCGACCGTGGACTGGTCCACGACCGGCGACTTCGGCGGCTTCGGCGGCTTCGGCGACAACTTCTCGGCGGAGGTGTCCGGTTACCTCGTGATCCCGGACGACGGCTCCTACGCCTTCCGGCTCACCAGCGACGACGGCTCACGGCTGACCATCGACGACCGGACCGTCATCGACCACGACGGTCTGCACGGAGCCGAACCGAAGGACGGATCGGTTCAGCTCACCGCCGGTTCGCACCCGTTCCGCATCGACTACTTCGAGCGGGGCGGCGACCAGCGCCTCGCACTGGCCTGGAAACCACCCTCCGCGAGCGACTTCACCATCGTGCCGACGGAGGCGCTGAGCACGGACGCCGGCGTGGTCCGGGTGACCGCTCCCGGCCGCAAGGAGTGCGAGTCCGGCGCGGACAGCCCCGGCGACGGGCTGCCCCTGACGGACGTACGGCCCGACCTCACCCTCACCGACCTGCGCCCCGACGGCTTCGAACCGCAGGTCACCGGTATGGACTGGCTGCCCGACGGACGCCTGGCCATCAGCACCTGGGGCGGCTCGGAGACCACGACCGGCGAGGTGTACCTGCTGGGCAACGTCACCGGGGAGACCAGCCGCGACAAGGTGACCGTCAAGAAGGTGGCGAGCGGTCTGCGCGAGCCCATAGGCATCAAGTACGTCGACGGCTCCCTGTACGTGTCGCAGAAACACGAGCTGACCCGGCTCGTCGACAAGAACCGTGACTCGGTGACGGACGAGTACCGCACGGTGGCGACCTGGCCGTACGGCGGGAACTTCCACGAGTTCGCGTTCGGCCTGCTGTACCGCGACGGCTACTTCTACGTGAACCTGTCCGTCGCCATCGACTACGGCGGCGCGACGACCACCCCGCAGCCGGCGCCCGGCCGGGGCACCACGTACCGGATCAACCGGAAGACCGGGAAGATCCAGCCGATCGCGGGCGGTCTGCGCACCCCCAACGGCATCGGCTGGGGGCCCGGCGGCGACATCTTCACCACCGACAACCAGGGCGGCTGGCTGCCCGCCTCCAAGCTGGTCCACATCAAGCGGGACCGCTTCTTCAACCACTACACCGAGCCGTCCGGCCCCTTCGACGACCGACCGGTCACCGAACCGGTGCTGTGGCTGCCGCAGAACGAGATCGCCAACTCCCCCAGTACACCGCTGTATCTCACCAAGGGCCGGTTCGCCGGGCAGATGCTCATCGGCGACGTCACCTACGGCGGACTCCAGCGCGCCTACCTGGAGAAGGTGAAGGGCCAGTACCAGGGCGCGGTGTTCCGCTACACCCAGGGACTCGAAGCCGGCGTCAACCGGATCACGATGGGCCCGGACGGCGCCGTCTACGCGGGCGGGCTCGGCGCCGACGGCAACTGGGGACAGGAGGGCAAGCTGAAGTTCGGGCTGCAGAAGCTCACTCCCAACGGCGGCAACACCTTCGACATCAAGGAGATGCGGGCTGTCCCCGGCGGCTTCGACCTGGAGTACACCCAGCCCCTGTCGCAGGAGACCGTGGACAAGCTCGCCTCCCGCTACCGGGCCGAACAGTGGCGGTACACGCCGACGTCGGACTACGGCGGCCCGAAGATAGCCGAGGAGCGGCTGGACGTCCGCTCGGCGACCCTCGCCAAGAACGGACGGACCGTCCGGCTACGCCTCGACGGACTGAAACCCGGCCGTGTCGTACACGTGCGCTCCCCGCGGCCGTTCGCCTCCGCGTCCGGCGAGAAGCTGTGGAGCACCGAGGCCTGGTACACGCTCAACGCCCTGCCGGGCGAACAGCCGCGGGCCGCCACGCTGTACGAGGCGGAGGAGGCACGCCTGACCGGGACGGCCGGGGTGAACCGGGACCACGGCGGCTACTCGGGCAGCGGCTTCGTCGACCGGTACGGCACCGAGGGCAAGGCGGCGACCACGTTCGACGTGACGGTGCCCAGGGCCGGCGACTACGACGTCGGCCTGCGCTACTCCAACGGCCCCAACCCCTTCCAGGGCACCAAGGCCCTCTCCCTGTACGCCAACGGCAAGAGGCTGCGCCAGACGAGGCTTCCCTCGACCGGCGACTGGGAGACCTGGTCCACCCGGACGGAACGGGTCACCCTGAAGAAGGGGCACAACACCGTCGCGTACCGCTTCGACGCCGGTGACGACGGGCACGTCAACCTGGACCTGATCACGGTCCGCCCGCACGGCGCGCGCGTCACCCTCTTCGACGGCACCGCCGCGTCGCAGAGCCAGTGGCAGCACACCGACGGACGCGTCACCGAATGGCCCCTCACCGAGGGGAAGTCGATGGAGGTGTGCTGCGGCGACCTGCGCAGCAAGGAGGCGTACCAGGACTTCGCACTGCATGTGGAGTTCCGGGTGCCGCACCTGCCCGACGACGTCACGGGCCAGGACCGGGGCAACAGCGGCGTCTACCTCCAGGACCGCTACGAGGTCCAGATCCTCGACTCGTACGGTGACACGACGCTCGACACGAACGAGGCCGGCGCGATCTACGAGAAGAAGGCGCCGGACGTCAACGCGGCCACCGCGCCGGAGACCTGGCAGTCGTACGACATCACCTTCCGCGCGGCCCGCTACGACACCGACGGCACCAAGACGGCAGACGCGCGCGTCACCGTCGTCTGGAACGGCAGGAAGGTCCACGACGACGTCGCGATCGACGGCCCGACCGGAGGCGGCCGGCCGGAGGCCGCGTCGGCGGGCGCCATCCGCCTCCAGGACCACGGCAACAAGGTGCGGTACCGCAACATCTGGGTCCAACCGCTGTAGTGAACGGGGCGCGCCCAGGATCTGCCGGGCGCGCCCTTCCCTCTACGTCCCCGGGAAGACGTCCTTGACGTACACCAGACCGTCGAGGGCGGCCAGGTGCGCCGGGTCCACCGGGGCGTAGCCGAACCAGGAGGACACGCGGGGCGACGGATCACCGAGGGTGGCGGTCAGCGCGTCGACGTCGACGAGGCAGGGCTCCTCGGTGAGCCCGTACAACAACCCCTCGACGGTCTCGGGCGGCGGGGCCTCCACGCCCCGGTGCCGCAGGGTCCCGACCGCCGTGGCCACGACGGCGTACCCGGAGCCGAGCCGGGCCTCCACGAGCGCGCCGGCGCTCCACCACTCGA encodes:
- a CDS encoding family 16 glycoside hydrolase — its product is MHPRLFRRARRRLTPLLLGALLVGGVLAAPPSAAAPADIPPQEPGVTLRVFDTQVPLSKLCTLKPGQTPNHDKLMPTVDWSTTGDFGGFGGFGDNFSAEVSGYLVIPDDGSYAFRLTSDDGSRLTIDDRTVIDHDGLHGAEPKDGSVQLTAGSHPFRIDYFERGGDQRLALAWKPPSASDFTIVPTEALSTDAGVVRVTAPGRKECESGADSPGDGLPLTDVRPDLTLTDLRPDGFEPQVTGMDWLPDGRLAISTWGGSETTTGEVYLLGNVTGETSRDKVTVKKVASGLREPIGIKYVDGSLYVSQKHELTRLVDKNRDSVTDEYRTVATWPYGGNFHEFAFGLLYRDGYFYVNLSVAIDYGGATTTPQPAPGRGTTYRINRKTGKIQPIAGGLRTPNGIGWGPGGDIFTTDNQGGWLPASKLVHIKRDRFFNHYTEPSGPFDDRPVTEPVLWLPQNEIANSPSTPLYLTKGRFAGQMLIGDVTYGGLQRAYLEKVKGQYQGAVFRYTQGLEAGVNRITMGPDGAVYAGGLGADGNWGQEGKLKFGLQKLTPNGGNTFDIKEMRAVPGGFDLEYTQPLSQETVDKLASRYRAEQWRYTPTSDYGGPKIAEERLDVRSATLAKNGRTVRLRLDGLKPGRVVHVRSPRPFASASGEKLWSTEAWYTLNALPGEQPRAATLYEAEEARLTGTAGVNRDHGGYSGSGFVDRYGTEGKAATTFDVTVPRAGDYDVGLRYSNGPNPFQGTKALSLYANGKRLRQTRLPSTGDWETWSTRTERVTLKKGHNTVAYRFDAGDDGHVNLDLITVRPHGARVTLFDGTAASQSQWQHTDGRVTEWPLTEGKSMEVCCGDLRSKEAYQDFALHVEFRVPHLPDDVTGQDRGNSGVYLQDRYEVQILDSYGDTTLDTNEAGAIYEKKAPDVNAATAPETWQSYDITFRAARYDTDGTKTADARVTVVWNGRKVHDDVAIDGPTGGGRPEAASAGAIRLQDHGNKVRYRNIWVQPL